ACCGCCAGCAGGCGGAACAGGGAGCCAAGGCCCGGCTGGCGGCAGCCACTGTGGCGCTGCTGCGGCCAGGGCAGACGGTGTATCTCGACGCCGGAACAACGGCGCTGCAGGTGGCCCAGGCCCTGCGCCGTACGCCCGCGCTGACCCGCACGCTGCGGGTGGTCACGCACGCCATAGACGTGGCCTACGAACTCAATGGCGAGTGTCCGCTGTACGTGGTGGGCGGCGAGGTCTACGGCTCGACCTACAGCCTGACCGGCCCCGACGCGCTGGCCACCGTGGAGCGCTATTCCTACGACGTGTTTCTGGTGGGCTGCACCAGCATCGACCCCAGTCGGGGTCTGACCAACAGCAATCTGGTAGAGACGCACCAGAAGTCGGCGATCATGCGCCGCGCCGCGCAGAGCCTGCTGATTGCGGACCACAGCAAGTGGGGGCATGCGGGCTTCGCCACCTTCGCGGGACTGGGCGATGTCGCGGCCTGGGTCACCGACTGCGCCCCGGCCGACGCGCGCGCCGCGTTCGGGGCGGCGGGAACGCGGGTGGTCGAGGCCGATACGCTGGCCAGCGACGTGACCTGAGGGCGCGGCAGGAGCGCGCGGTTCGCCCGCTGAACGTGGTGGGGGAGGGGAGGCGGCAGGCGCCCCCCACCCGGCGCGCCCGGTCCCTCACGCGGCGGGCTGCGCCACGCTAACGCACGTACGACGCCCCGTTGATGTCCAGCGTCGCCCCGGTCATGTGCCGCACCAGCCCGGAGGCCAGGAACACCACCGTAGCCGCCACGTCC
The Deinococcus aerolatus DNA segment above includes these coding regions:
- a CDS encoding DeoR/GlpR family DNA-binding transcription regulator: MTAPLAEERLTRILDLLARQGTVRTVALTEHLGISGATARRDLDLLAQRGLIRKVHGGAALASQDQRYSDRQQAEQGAKARLAAATVALLRPGQTVYLDAGTTALQVAQALRRTPALTRTLRVVTHAIDVAYELNGECPLYVVGGEVYGSTYSLTGPDALATVERYSYDVFLVGCTSIDPSRGLTNSNLVETHQKSAIMRRAAQSLLIADHSKWGHAGFATFAGLGDVAAWVTDCAPADARAAFGAAGTRVVEADTLASDVT